One window of the Acaryochloris sp. CCMEE 5410 genome contains the following:
- a CDS encoding HEAT repeat domain-containing protein, translated as MYNEEDLSLLDDEDNLESPLDHMAAVDDPAAEAAKPDVEEMLQFLASTDVTQRMIAARAFCELQDPRAIPYLIQLLSDACPLVRVSAAYALGRNPSNTAVLPLIHQFHQDWNGYVRKGVVWALGNCRDQRVLEPLVDALENDISAVRLWAASSLGQLSEIDADVAAAAIPAVLHALQTESMAPVRSNCAWSLGQLSKVLARGDLYGQAIAAMIKALSDEDLGVQEDAKSSLLKLGDPTGLQAIEELESMGLL; from the coding sequence ATGTATAACGAAGAAGATCTTAGCCTCCTAGATGACGAGGACAATCTAGAAAGTCCGTTGGATCACATGGCTGCCGTCGATGATCCGGCGGCAGAAGCAGCAAAGCCCGATGTCGAGGAGATGCTGCAATTTTTAGCATCGACTGACGTGACCCAACGCATGATCGCAGCGAGAGCGTTTTGTGAGCTCCAAGATCCTAGAGCCATTCCGTATTTGATTCAATTACTCTCTGACGCCTGTCCCTTAGTGCGGGTAAGTGCAGCTTATGCTTTAGGGCGTAACCCTAGCAATACGGCTGTTCTGCCCCTAATCCATCAATTTCATCAAGATTGGAATGGATACGTTCGTAAAGGTGTTGTTTGGGCTTTAGGCAATTGCCGAGATCAGCGCGTCCTTGAACCCTTAGTGGATGCGCTGGAGAATGATATATCAGCCGTCCGCCTCTGGGCTGCCAGTTCCCTAGGACAACTCTCCGAAATTGATGCTGATGTCGCTGCTGCTGCCATCCCTGCGGTACTCCATGCCCTGCAAACAGAATCCATGGCACCCGTGCGGAGTAACTGCGCTTGGTCTTTAGGGCAATTAAGCAAAGTACTTGCAAGGGGAGATCTCTATGGCCAAGCGATTGCAGCCATGATCAAGGCCCTCAGTGATGAAGATCTCGGTGTTCAAGAGGATGCCAAGAGTTCCCTACTCAAGCTTGGAGATCCAACAGGACTTCAGGCTATAGAAGAATTAGAGAGTATGGGGTTGTTGTAA
- a CDS encoding proline--tRNA ligase translates to MRLSQMLFVTLREDPAEAEIPSHKLLLRAGYIRRIGSGIYAYLPLMWRVLQKVSQIVREEMDAAGAQECLLPQIQPAELWQESGRWDTYTQAEGIMFALQDRQDRELGLGPTHEEVITAVARDMIRSYRQLPLNLYQIQTKFRDEIRPRFGLMRGREFIMKDAYSFSADEADLQAIYSKMHDAYCNILRRSGLAYRAVDADSGAIGGSGSQEFMVLAEAGEDEVLYTEDGKYAANVEKAVSLPAEAQPSSFKTLETKETPKVDTIAKLCDCLQCSPTQVVKTVLYEAVYDNGQTILALVSLRGDQAVNEVKLQNELVKLGEVVKGKALIALNVAEGETKWASQPLPLGYIAPNLADSYIQKSKQVHGKFVRLVDQTAVDLKDFVTGANEVGVHQVGVNWKTDIPLPKHVVDVRTALVGDRAVHDPKQTLQTARGIEIGHIFQLGTKYSQALGATYTNEAGKEQPLVMGCYGVGVSRLAQAAVEQSYDKDGIVWPVAIAPYHAIIIIPNGKDSDQVEAAEKLYSELNAAGIETLLDDRTERAGVKFKDADLIGIPYRIVTGRSLKEGNVEMVERATHDAHQIALDQVLPTLKEYLAKAIST, encoded by the coding sequence ATGCGGCTATCTCAAATGCTGTTTGTGACGCTGCGAGAAGACCCAGCGGAAGCAGAAATCCCCAGCCATAAATTACTCTTGCGGGCTGGGTATATTCGCCGCATAGGCAGTGGGATTTATGCTTATTTACCGTTGATGTGGCGCGTGTTGCAAAAGGTGTCTCAGATTGTCCGGGAGGAAATGGACGCAGCTGGGGCTCAAGAATGTTTGCTGCCCCAAATCCAGCCCGCTGAGTTATGGCAAGAATCAGGCCGATGGGACACCTATACGCAAGCAGAAGGGATTATGTTTGCCCTCCAGGATCGCCAGGACCGGGAGTTGGGATTAGGGCCGACCCACGAAGAGGTGATTACTGCGGTCGCCAGGGATATGATTCGGTCCTACCGTCAGCTTCCTTTGAACCTTTATCAAATTCAAACCAAATTCCGTGATGAGATTCGCCCCCGGTTTGGCCTGATGCGGGGACGGGAATTTATTATGAAAGATGCCTATTCCTTCTCCGCTGATGAAGCCGACCTTCAGGCTATTTATAGCAAAATGCATGACGCTTACTGCAATATTCTTCGACGATCTGGCTTAGCGTATCGCGCAGTTGATGCTGATTCAGGAGCTATTGGCGGCTCTGGGTCCCAGGAGTTTATGGTATTAGCCGAAGCTGGGGAAGATGAAGTTCTCTACACCGAAGATGGTAAATATGCGGCCAATGTAGAAAAAGCAGTGTCCCTACCAGCAGAGGCTCAACCTTCCTCCTTTAAGACCCTAGAGACGAAAGAAACGCCTAAGGTAGATACGATTGCCAAGCTCTGTGATTGCTTGCAATGCTCGCCAACTCAGGTCGTCAAAACAGTGCTTTACGAAGCAGTTTATGACAATGGTCAGACAATCTTGGCCTTAGTGAGCCTCCGAGGTGATCAGGCAGTCAATGAGGTGAAGTTGCAGAATGAGTTGGTCAAGTTAGGCGAGGTGGTGAAAGGCAAAGCCTTGATCGCATTGAATGTGGCAGAAGGTGAAACCAAATGGGCGAGTCAGCCTCTACCACTGGGGTATATTGCCCCTAATTTAGCAGATAGCTATATTCAAAAGTCCAAACAGGTGCATGGCAAGTTTGTTCGCTTAGTTGATCAAACGGCTGTGGATCTCAAGGATTTTGTGACGGGGGCGAACGAGGTTGGCGTTCATCAAGTCGGGGTCAACTGGAAGACAGATATTCCCTTACCCAAACATGTGGTGGATGTTCGCACAGCTCTGGTGGGAGATCGAGCGGTACACGACCCTAAACAAACCCTACAAACTGCTCGTGGCATCGAAATTGGTCATATCTTCCAATTAGGGACAAAGTACTCCCAGGCCTTAGGGGCGACCTATACGAATGAAGCGGGTAAAGAACAGCCATTAGTGATGGGCTGCTATGGCGTTGGGGTCTCTCGTCTGGCCCAAGCTGCTGTGGAACAATCCTATGACAAAGATGGGATTGTCTGGCCCGTTGCGATCGCACCGTATCACGCCATCATTATTATTCCCAATGGGAAAGATAGCGACCAGGTGGAGGCCGCTGAAAAACTCTACAGCGAGCTCAATGCTGCAGGCATAGAAACCTTACTAGACGATCGGACAGAACGAGCGGGGGTGAAATTCAAAGACGCTGACTTAATTGGAATTCCCTATCGAATTGTGACGGGACGATCCTTGAAGGAAGGCAACGTTGAGATGGTAGAACGAGCCACCCACGACGCTCATCAAATTGCGTTAGATCAGGTTTTACCCACTCTTAAAGAATATTTAGCGAAAGCCATTTCTACGTAG
- a CDS encoding GerMN domain-containing protein, whose translation MAQLRYQSRRFWGGLVGVALVLGGFGCQPQQTSTETSPSPVASPQPGQTDPEPPVANPELAVYWVAYKDQEQLVLEPTKLPLDNLENATSEEQLVVAFKRLLEGPANADKTNAIPEKTQLNSLKLQEDGIRIDLSREFTTGGGTKSMQARLGQVVYTASSLNPKAAIWISIDGEPLEVLSGDGLIVSQPMTRKEFDDNFSL comes from the coding sequence ATGGCACAACTACGGTACCAAAGTAGGCGGTTTTGGGGAGGTTTGGTTGGCGTTGCCTTAGTATTGGGAGGATTTGGCTGTCAGCCCCAACAGACATCCACAGAAACGAGTCCCTCACCTGTGGCTTCTCCTCAACCCGGCCAAACAGATCCTGAACCGCCCGTTGCGAACCCTGAGCTTGCAGTTTATTGGGTTGCCTATAAAGATCAAGAGCAGCTGGTGCTGGAACCCACCAAACTGCCTCTAGATAACTTGGAGAATGCCACGTCTGAGGAACAATTGGTCGTTGCTTTCAAACGGTTACTGGAAGGACCTGCTAATGCTGATAAGACAAATGCAATTCCTGAAAAGACTCAACTGAATAGCCTGAAATTGCAAGAGGATGGGATTCGCATTGATTTATCGAGGGAGTTCACAACTGGTGGCGGGACCAAATCGATGCAAGCTCGTCTCGGCCAAGTTGTTTACACTGCCAGCAGTTTGAATCCCAAGGCAGCCATTTGGATTTCCATTGATGGAGAGCCCTTAGAGGTTTTATCCGGGGATGGGCTCATCGTTTCACAACCGATGACCCGCAAGGAATTTGATGATAACTTTTCCCTATAA
- a CDS encoding DUF3536 domain-containing protein — MNTTSYIPENTDQEQSTFKVSTPLRSPTSPLEQAEGVYVTLHGHFYQPPRENPYLGTIERQSSAAPFHDWNERIYHECYRPNAFARIFNDQGEVINIVNNFEYLSFNIGPTLMSWLETYDTEVYQRIIEADRKSCERLQGHGNGIAQVYNHIIMPLANRQDKVTQVRWGKADFQARFGRDPEGMWLAEAAVDMATIEVLIEEGIRFIILAPSQAQRCRLIPGMASDTDANTHPTWEEVGGAQIDPTRPYRCYLLDRERYIDIFFYDGPISRDIGFNAVLSSSQNLANRLGQAVRCDRKPSQLISIATDGETFGHHKRDTEKAIAYAFHETFPQMGWTVTNYAHYLSLHPPTWEVQLKPVTAWSCSHGVDRWQDDCGCGGEGSLWHQKWRRPLRDALDWLRDQLRDIYQEIGGLLFQDPWETRNRYIEIMGQFPRQVQLDSSAADPIQAFLNAHQNHELTPDERVDALRLLEMQRHGLLMYTSCGWFFAELSRPEGVQILRYAARAVDLAADVAGISLEPEFIQRLALAPSNVALFETGAGVYQQLVIPSQIDVQAVAAHYAITSLFNPYPPQHPYFSYQAEQIDYQIQRLGSLSLAIGQLQLTSNVTSESEHLVFCVLHLGGWDFHCGVQLFSGRKQYGEMKAKLFNTLQQASATNIVLAISDTFGHQHYGLHDLLPEERHRIISLLSQETLSRLNQLYTQVYRDNYGVLMAFQYDDLEVPPELLTAAQVALNHRALNTLKGLEKEMSDPELETSQVGASDLAELAAIATEAEQAGCRLKLDAAYPLLEDLILRLLWQLFHHVDVDLSPHRIQRLQILLNLVHQLQLNIHLDRAQELYLRCLQEQMTLLNHSQAITQAQLLEQNGDAMSNQDLSQGNPLSMAQMRQLLQLGRKLAIDIQPWLESYQ, encoded by the coding sequence ATGAATACAACCTCTTATATTCCTGAGAATACTGATCAGGAACAGTCGACTTTTAAGGTCTCTACTCCCTTACGTTCACCCACTAGTCCACTAGAGCAGGCTGAGGGCGTTTATGTGACCTTACATGGTCATTTTTATCAGCCTCCTCGGGAAAATCCTTACTTGGGCACCATCGAACGGCAATCGAGTGCGGCCCCGTTTCATGATTGGAATGAGCGAATTTATCACGAATGCTATCGCCCCAATGCCTTTGCGCGCATTTTTAATGACCAGGGCGAAGTCATCAATATTGTCAATAATTTCGAATATCTCAGCTTCAATATCGGCCCAACCTTGATGAGCTGGTTGGAGACCTATGATACGGAGGTTTACCAGCGTATTATTGAAGCCGATCGCAAGAGCTGTGAGCGACTCCAAGGTCACGGTAATGGGATCGCACAAGTCTACAACCATATCATCATGCCCTTGGCCAATCGCCAGGACAAAGTCACCCAGGTGCGTTGGGGTAAAGCCGACTTCCAAGCTCGATTTGGCCGCGACCCCGAAGGCATGTGGCTAGCGGAAGCTGCCGTCGATATGGCCACGATTGAGGTGTTGATTGAGGAAGGGATTCGATTTATTATTCTGGCCCCCTCTCAAGCCCAGCGCTGTCGGTTGATACCGGGTATGGCTAGCGATACGGATGCTAATACTCACCCTACCTGGGAAGAAGTCGGGGGGGCGCAAATTGACCCGACCCGACCCTATCGCTGTTATCTGCTGGATCGTGAACGCTACATCGATATCTTCTTTTACGATGGCCCCATTTCTCGGGATATTGGCTTTAATGCGGTGCTGAGTAGTTCTCAGAATCTGGCGAATCGATTAGGGCAGGCAGTACGCTGCGATCGCAAGCCGTCTCAGCTGATTTCGATTGCGACTGATGGTGAGACCTTTGGCCACCACAAACGCGATACGGAAAAAGCGATCGCCTATGCGTTTCACGAGACCTTCCCCCAGATGGGATGGACGGTGACTAACTATGCCCATTACCTGAGTCTGCATCCTCCCACATGGGAAGTACAGCTCAAGCCCGTGACAGCCTGGAGCTGTAGTCATGGGGTTGATCGTTGGCAGGACGACTGTGGATGTGGTGGCGAAGGCAGCCTTTGGCATCAAAAATGGCGGCGTCCTTTACGGGATGCCTTAGATTGGCTGCGGGATCAGCTCAGGGATATTTATCAAGAAATTGGGGGGCTGCTGTTCCAAGATCCCTGGGAAACTCGAAATCGCTACATCGAAATTATGGGCCAGTTCCCTCGGCAAGTGCAGCTCGATTCCTCTGCAGCCGATCCGATTCAAGCTTTTCTCAATGCTCATCAAAACCATGAACTGACACCAGACGAACGGGTCGATGCCTTGCGCTTATTAGAGATGCAGCGTCATGGCCTGTTGATGTATACGAGTTGTGGTTGGTTCTTTGCCGAACTCTCACGGCCTGAAGGAGTGCAGATTCTTCGATATGCCGCCCGTGCCGTTGACTTGGCAGCGGATGTGGCGGGGATCAGCCTTGAGCCTGAGTTTATCCAGCGCTTGGCTTTAGCCCCCAGCAATGTCGCTTTATTCGAGACGGGAGCAGGGGTGTACCAGCAGTTGGTGATTCCCTCTCAAATCGACGTCCAGGCCGTGGCTGCCCACTATGCCATCACCTCTCTGTTCAATCCCTATCCCCCTCAACATCCTTACTTTTCCTACCAAGCCGAGCAGATCGATTATCAAATTCAGCGGTTAGGATCCCTATCTTTGGCAATTGGTCAACTGCAGCTCACCTCCAATGTCACGTCTGAATCGGAACATCTGGTGTTTTGCGTGCTGCATCTTGGTGGCTGGGACTTTCATTGTGGGGTCCAGCTCTTTAGTGGTCGCAAGCAATATGGCGAGATGAAGGCCAAGTTGTTCAATACCCTACAGCAAGCCAGTGCGACCAATATCGTGTTGGCCATATCTGATACCTTTGGTCATCAGCATTATGGCCTCCATGACCTCTTACCAGAAGAACGGCATCGGATTATCTCTCTCCTATCTCAAGAGACCTTAAGTCGTCTCAATCAGCTCTATACCCAAGTCTATCGAGATAATTATGGGGTGTTAATGGCCTTCCAATACGATGACTTGGAAGTACCCCCCGAATTGCTAACCGCTGCTCAAGTCGCTCTCAATCATCGCGCCCTCAATACCCTTAAAGGGCTGGAAAAAGAGATGAGCGATCCAGAGCTGGAAACCTCCCAGGTGGGAGCCAGTGATTTAGCAGAACTGGCTGCGATCGCAACTGAAGCTGAGCAAGCTGGATGTCGTCTCAAATTGGATGCCGCCTATCCCTTACTTGAAGATTTAATTCTCCGTCTGCTCTGGCAACTATTCCATCACGTAGATGTGGACTTATCTCCCCATCGGATTCAGCGTCTACAAATCTTGCTTAATCTAGTCCATCAACTCCAGCTCAATATTCATCTCGATCGGGCTCAAGAACTCTATCTTCGTTGTCTGCAAGAGCAGATGACCCTCTTGAATCACAGTCAAGCCATCACCCAGGCTCAATTGCTGGAACAGAACGGCGATGCTATGTCGAATCAAGATCTATCCCAAGGGAATCCTTTATCGATGGCCCAAATGCGCCAACTTCTCCAGTTAGGCCGCAAGCTAGCGATTGATATTCAACCTTGGTTGGAGAGCTATCAATAA
- the cax gene encoding calcium/proton exchanger has protein sequence MTLKNRIFIVLLLFIPVSIAADLLEWGPLPLFATSALAIVPLAAWMGTATEEIAVVIGPSAGGLLNATFGNATELIIAFIALQAGLVEVVKASITGSILGNLLLVMGLSMLLGGLRFKEQTFQPVVARVNASSMNLAVIAILLPTAIKFSAEGIESQVLQNLSIAVAIVLIGVYGLTLLFSMKTHTYLFDVGVAGMESEEEAHEEGSGNLRLWIGVLLAATLAVAVESEFLVGSLEAATEQLGLTPLFTGVILLPIIGNAAEHATAVTVAMKDKMDLSVSVAVGSSMQIALFVAPALVLAGWVIGQPMDLDFNPFELVAVAVSVLIANSISSDGQSNWLEGTLLLATYAVLGLAFYFHPLT, from the coding sequence GTGACTCTCAAAAATCGTATTTTTATTGTCTTACTGCTGTTTATCCCTGTCTCGATTGCAGCAGATCTCCTGGAGTGGGGACCGCTCCCTCTATTTGCGACATCAGCGCTCGCTATTGTGCCTTTAGCTGCATGGATGGGCACAGCAACGGAAGAGATTGCTGTGGTCATTGGTCCCTCCGCCGGTGGACTGCTCAATGCCACCTTTGGTAATGCTACGGAACTAATTATTGCTTTTATCGCCCTCCAAGCCGGTTTGGTAGAGGTGGTCAAAGCCAGTATTACCGGTTCCATTTTGGGTAACCTCCTTCTCGTGATGGGGTTGTCCATGCTGCTGGGCGGACTACGATTCAAAGAGCAAACCTTTCAGCCCGTTGTGGCTCGCGTGAATGCCTCATCCATGAACTTAGCGGTCATTGCAATTTTGTTGCCCACCGCCATCAAGTTCTCCGCCGAAGGCATCGAGAGTCAGGTTCTCCAGAACCTTTCCATTGCCGTTGCCATCGTGTTGATTGGAGTTTATGGTTTAACGCTTCTGTTCTCCATGAAAACCCACACCTATCTGTTTGACGTGGGAGTTGCAGGTATGGAATCAGAAGAAGAGGCCCATGAAGAAGGCTCAGGTAACTTGCGATTATGGATTGGTGTTTTACTCGCAGCAACCCTAGCGGTTGCCGTTGAATCTGAATTTTTAGTGGGCAGTTTAGAAGCAGCCACTGAGCAACTTGGGTTGACGCCCTTGTTTACAGGGGTGATTTTACTCCCCATTATTGGTAATGCCGCAGAGCATGCCACCGCCGTCACCGTGGCCATGAAAGACAAGATGGATTTATCTGTTTCTGTTGCCGTCGGCTCCAGTATGCAGATTGCCCTGTTTGTTGCCCCAGCCTTAGTCCTGGCAGGCTGGGTAATTGGTCAGCCCATGGACTTAGACTTCAACCCCTTTGAATTGGTCGCTGTTGCCGTATCAGTCCTGATTGCCAATTCGATTAGCTCAGATGGTCAGTCCAACTGGTTAGAAGGGACGCTACTCCTCGCCACCTATGCAGTGTTAGGATTAGCCTTTTATTTTCATCCTCTGACGTGA